The Solanum pennellii chromosome 4, SPENNV200 genomic interval TCATACAAAGTAGTTTTACCCCTACTTTTATAAATACAGAATACTTCGTATATcgtactatttttatttatttttttgatttgtttggGATAGAATCAAGAAATGTTTGTAGGAAAATCCAAAAGTTATAACTTGTGAAATAGACTTTCTAAACCTAATTTCAGGGGAGTGGGTTTTGACTTATGGGAAAGGGAAACATTTGgaagtttcaaaaaaattcagTCTGTGTGGGTAGGTGTGAACTTTGGTCCCTGAGCTTTTTTTGGTCCTTTTTTTCACTCACTTCCTCAATGTATTTCCGGAACAATTGTTGGTGTTTGGCCCTACACACACATAAAGTCTTGCTAAAACAATTACTTCGTCGTGTCGAGTCAAATTATATCAGATGGATATAAAGAGAACGCGTGAATTAATAATACAAAGATTGTTTATGTTAAGACTAGTAATGGAGTATAATTGTTTATGAATGAttaatatttaaggaaaatcttaTATATTAATTAGCTTTTGcgttaattcttttattattgttgAAGAGTAATTCGACATCGGATGGAAAATGAGTGAATTGTCTTCTTATATGGTCATGGACAATCTGCCTCTCATAAACTAGATTTGAATATCTTAAATGAGAATTCAACTAATAATTGTTATCTCAGGAAAATATGCTCTAAAAAAAAGtgatttattgatataaaatactTGTTAATTGAGTTACCATACTATAAATCAACACAAAGTGGCTAGTTTTTGGAGCCTAAACTTGAAATTCCACgttgaataaaaaaagaaagaatggttttcaatttatttgaccTACTCTAAagttgtgtatatatatttatatattcctTGTGTTTCAATCGGTTTGACCTACTCTTCTTTTCCGTCCATTAAATAGAATGACTCTTtgctttttcataattttttaatttcaatttttcaatatatttaatatcacgaaatttaagtgacattttaatacataaaatatatctttcgattatattaaaaaaaatcttttgtatttctttcttaaactttgtgcGCAAAGAGGAACTACCTCCAACGCCACACCAAATCCAACCAAATCCAACTCCCCTTTTTTAGGGCCCTCTACTCTTGAGATTTTATCAACTCTCTCTCTCGCggattcaaatttaatttataaaaaaacccGCCAATTCTCaatctttgtatatatatacatatagattgCTTGTTCCCGCTAAActacaaacaaaaaattctcaTCGAACACATCTTACAATTTTCAAGAGCTCACTCAGAACACGCTGAGTTGAAATCCCGTCCCAACTAAGAATCATTATAGTTTCGAAAAATTCAATAAGTGATCAAATGACAGTAACAACGAACACGAATGCTAGAAAAAGCACTGAGAATTTGATCCAGAAGAAATGGAATCACACTTCTCCAGAGAGAAACATCATTTGGATTGAACCAAAACCTAACAATAAGGCTTTAAAAAGTGTTCCTGTTATCTATTATATCTCTAGAAATGGACAACTTGAGCACCCACATTTCATCGAAGTTCCCCTCTCTTTCTCTGATGAAGGACTGTATCTTCGAGGTAATAGTATCAAGTCTATCATAATTCGTAGAATTTTCAAGTACAGAGTATTTTTTTTTCGTTGATTcgtgtttttttatttttagatgtGATAAATCGATTGAATTTTCTAAGAGGAAAAGGCATGGGTTATTTGTTCTCCTGGTCCTGCAAGCGGTATAAAATTCTGTTTTTCTGATgaaattttaagttttggatgcaattttttttttgaagtgttgATGAGTTGGATCTATTGATTAGGAGCTACAAAAATGGATATGTTTGGCATGATTTATCGGAGAACGATTTGATTCATCCAACGAACGGTCAGGATTACGTTCTCAAAGGATCGGAGATTCTAGAAACTTCAATCAGTTCACGATGTTGTGAGATTTCGTTACCGGAATTGCAGAAATCACCTTCGTCGGATGAAAATCGtgattcttcttcttcgtcgACTACGACGACGAGGAGGAGGAATCAGTCGTGGAGTTCGTTTGAAAATCCTCAGCAAGAGTACAGGTTAGTGTACAAGTGTGAATCAGGCAGAGAAATCGCCGGAAAATTCATGTCGGCGACGGCAGCAGCGGCGGATGCGGCGACGCAGACGGAGGAGAAGCGGAGGAAGGAGGAGAATAAGATTACGGAGCTGAGTAGAGAAGATTCGTCTCCGTCTCCACCACCGCCGTCGATGTCTAGCTCCGATGGAATGGACGGTGGGGATGGATCGAAGAGAGTTAGTGTTGGAGATCGAACGGCTGAGATCGAGTTTAGTAGTGGTAGAATGAGTGCTTCTCAAGTTGTGATGCACCTTATCACTTGTGGATCTTCAACTTCAGCTGATAATTGCTCGACGGTAAAATCAACGAAGAAGTCGCGGAGTAAGAACTTTCACTACGATATATGAAGAAGTTCGAGTTTAatatctatttaaaaaaaataattttatttttatataaattatataatttttattgaattgattcGATCTTAAGTGGCTTCACTCTTGCTTTATATATCTTTACGTgcattttttcttctaaaattttactctttatgtctaaacatatttaaaaaaatgagtttaagaTTAATTTGAGACTTGAATCGcgttaaaattatctttaaatatatcaaaatgatTAGGAACttttacaagtattttaaataattatttgtatttaagaaataattttcaTCATGGAACAAATCATACATTGGGGAAGTGAAAGATGGTGCGTACATAGATCGGCTTGTCACGATTGTAAAgtactaataaataaaatttggtgtaattcgattttttatttttttttattttgacttatttagtttaaaaattatttttgagaaatatttcaatttttaatttttttcctacttTGAatgattgatttgatttttatcaatttatgaACACTCCGATGAGGGAGTAGTTGGGAAAAATTGATTATAAGGCATAATAATTTGTTTATGAATCGTGATATCGAAATCAAAATCATATGATATCAATATATCATTGACGTTCCTATAATTACATTGAATTGTATTACTTTATTATGGTTaagtcaaaataaaatatataatctttattaattaatcatgATTAGCAGTAAAAATGTAAGTTATGATCCgtattatgtatttttagaaTTGGTATAAACATTGAATACACATTTTTTTAgtcaaaatattgttgttcGATTAGAACCTCAACCTATTTGTGTTAACTTTTGTTTGTTTACATATGAGATTA includes:
- the LOC107017325 gene encoding protein UPSTREAM OF FLC-like, whose translation is MTVTTNTNARKSTENLIQKKWNHTSPERNIIWIEPKPNNKALKSVPVIYYISRNGQLEHPHFIEVPLSFSDEGLYLRDVINRLNFLRGKGMGYLFSWSCKRSYKNGYVWHDLSENDLIHPTNGQDYVLKGSEILETSISSRCCEISLPELQKSPSSDENRDSSSSSTTTTRRRNQSWSSFENPQQEYRLVYKCESGREIAGKFMSATAAAADAATQTEEKRRKEENKITELSREDSSPSPPPPSMSSSDGMDGGDGSKRVSVGDRTAEIEFSSGRMSASQVVMHLITCGSSTSADNCSTVKSTKKSRSKNFHYDI